The sequence CAACTGTATCTGTAACATAACTATTCAAATTTTGTCACCTCGTACTTATATACTTATTTATTTAGTTTAACATGTAATCTTTATTTTATTTGATAAAAAAGTGCTTCTTTTTAATCCAACTATTACTTAAGTCATCCTGAGCGCAGCGAAAAATCTTGACCTGCCAATCCTAGATCCAAGATGCTGGTGACTGATAGCTGGTTACTTGATAGTAATACCTAATTTATTATGCCCGAAAGGCGAGATAAATTAAATGGTGTTACCCCTGTCAGGGTTGTTGACTAAAGCGCTGAGGCGCTTTCTTATTGGTTTTGCTCGACTCGTTAGTTCACGGAAAAAGACCAGCTTTAACTGGTCTTTTTTACATCTATGACAACTTTCCTAAAGGGCTCTTCCCCTTGACTGTACGTATGTACATTCTTGTTTTTCTGAAGAGTCGAATGAATGATTCGCCTCTCATAAGGGTTCATAGGTTCTAATTCGATTTTTCTACGAGTTTTTTCTACTTTGTGTGCCAGCTTTCCTGCTAATTCTATTAGTGTGACTTCTCTCTTTTTGCGATAATTCTCAGTATCTAAGTTCACTCTAATATACTGTTCAGATTCCTTATTAACCACTAAACTAGTCAAATACTGTAGAGAATCTAATGTTTGTCCTCTTCGACCGATTAAAACGCCCATGCTATCGCCTTTTAACTCAACAAATAGGACATTATCTTCTAATTTTGCCTCAATATGGGCATCAATATTCATAGCATGGCAAACTTCCTTTAAGAAATCTGCGGCAATATCACACAAGTCAAGCTGTAAAGTTACTTCTACTTTTGCAAGCTTACTTCGAAATAAGCTCATAAATCCACTGCTAGGAAGTTCTAAAACTTTTGTTTCAACTTTATCTTTAGTTGTATTTAATTCTTTAACTGCCCTCTCAATAGCCTCTTCTACTGTCTTTCCAGTTGCAACTACAGCTTTCATAAGCTATTTACCTCCCTCTTGGGTAAAAAGTGATCTCATAAAAATTTGTTGTACAAAGGTGAATATATTTTGAATAACCCAGTACAATGCTAAACCAGATGGAAATGTCCACGCCATAAAGCCAATTAAAAGTGGTGACATAATTTTCATGGACTGGTTCATTTGTTGAGCTTGTTCATTACCACCTGGAGTTTGAGAAGTACTCATATACAGGTAGGTAGTTACTGCTGCAAGAATTGGAAGTATGTGAAGTGGATCTGGTTGTCCTAAACTAGGTAGCCACAAAAAAGCTTTATCAATAGCATCATATGCTTCTTGAGAGCCAAATACATAGATTTGAGGTTGTTGTAATACCCTATACAGACCGATTATAATAGGAAATTGAATGAGAAGAGGTAAGCACCCTCCCACAGGATTAATATTGTGCTCTCTATACAATTTCATGGTTTCTTCATTAAGCTTTTCTGGATTATCTTTATATTTTTTTTGTATTTTTTGAATTTCAGGTTGAACCTTATTTGTTGCCTGCATAGATTTTGTTTGTTTGATATTAATAGGTAATAATATTAATTTTGCAATAAGAGAAAATAGAATAATGGCTATACCATAATCCCCCACAAAGTTATATATATAATACAGCATACTACCAAACAACTCGTATAATATGGTCATATATTCCTCCCTAAATTACCTTTTCACAATAAGGGGTCATACCCACCTGGATGAAAAGGATGACATTTTCTCAACCTGTTTATGGACAGGAAAAAACCTTTTACTGCACCATACTTATCAAAAGCTTCGTAACAATACTGGGAACATGTAGGATAAAACCTACACCTACCTGGCAGTAAAGGTGATATAAACTTTTGATAGAATCTTATACCAAGTAAGAAGATGTTTTTAATCATTTGATCACTTTTTCACTAGATTATTTTTCTTCATGAGATGCTTTACTGCACTCTCTACTTGAGAAAAAGAGCTAGACTCTATGCCTACCCTTGCAATAAAGATGATATCATATCCGGCTATAAATTTTTTGGCGTTTATTCTGTAACTCTCTTTAATTAGTCTTTTTACTCGGTGTCGAACTACACTATTGCCATTTTTCTTACTGACTGTAATGCCTAGTCTATTGCAGTTTAAATTGTTTTCTACATAATACATGATGAGCAACTTATTGCCATAGGATTTACCCTTCTTATAGACTTTTTGAAATGTTCTGTTGCTAAAAGATTCAATCTTTCCCATTTGTTCGCCTACTTTTATAGGTTGATAAAAAGGCCACAATATGCGGCCTTAAGCTGATAATCGCTTTCTTCCTTTTCTTCGTCTATTGCTAAGAACATTTTGACCTGTACTACTAGCCATTCTCTTTCTAAAACCATGGACTCTAGATCTTTTTCTTTTCTTTGGTTGATAAGTCTGTTTCATCTGGAACACCTCCTACTGGTAATACATTTATTAATAAATATATTTCATATTTTTCTATTTAATGTTTCACCCTAAAATTATATATTCAAAGATAAGGCTTGTCAAGAAAATTCGAGAGCACCGTACTACTTCCCAAACTCCTCTACTAAATGATTAAGGTATTCTTGCCTTTCCATTTTATACAGCAGTTCTTCTTCTATTTTGTCCTTTTCTTCCATTAATACTTGAAGTTTTTCAAATTCACTAGCACATAGTGATATTTCTGTGGAAATACGGTCAAGCCTTTCTTCTAGTAATTCAATTTGGCCATCTATACTTTCATATTCTCTTTTTTCATTGTAAGATAATTTTGTTTTGGTTTTTTCTTTCTTTGATTCTAGAATAGAAGCTTTACTTTTTTCTTCCATATAAGATTCTACAGTAGCTTCTAAGGAGGAATTACTATTCCAATTACTACGGGTTTCTTCTATATAATCAAAATAATTTCCAGTATATTGTGTAATTTTTCCTTTTCCATCTAAATAGAAGATCTTATTACAAATTCGGTCTAAGAAGTATCGATCATGAGATACGGTTATGACAGGACCTCTAAAATCGTCAATATACCCTTCTAATACGTTTAAAGTGTCGATGTCAATATCGTTTGTAGGCTCATCTAGTACTAATACATTAGGCGAGTCTATAAGGATTTTCATAAGGTACAGCCTACGCTTTTCTCCACCTGAAAGCTTATAAATTGGCGTCCACTGCAGGTCTGAAGGAAAGAGAAATTTTTCCATCATTTGAGAAGCACTTATTTTATTGCCATCAGAAGTAGTCACAAATTCTGCTGTTTCCTTTATATACTCAATTGCTCGAAGGGTTTCATCCATTTCTTCTATTTGCTGAGAAAAGTATGCCAATTTGACCGTTTCTCCTAAGGTGACTGTCCCATGATCTGGACTCAATTTTCCTATAATAAGATTTAATAGAGTTGTTTTACCTGCTCCATTGTCACCGATGACGCCTATTCGGTCATCTTTTTGAAAGGTATAAGAAAACCCATCCACAATATGTTTGTTTCCAAAGCTTTTGTGTAAATCCTCGATTTCAATAATCTTTTGACCTAATCTAGAATGAACGCTGCTAATCTCTATTTGGGTTTCTTCTATATCCACTTTAGCGTCTTTTATTGCTTCAAAACGCTGAATTCTAGCCTTTTGCTTTGTAGTTCGAGCTCTAGCACCTCTCTTAATCCAGGCTAGTTCTTGACGATAAAGGTTTTGCCTCTTTCGCTCCATAGAACTTGCCAACTCTTGTCTTTCAAGCTTTTTCTCAATATGATGAGTGTAATTTCCTTCGTAGATATATAGATGACCCTTATCTAATTCCATAATCTTTGTTACGACTCGGTCTAAGAAATACCGATCATGAGTGATCATAAGTAAAGAACCAGTCCTACTCTTTATATGCCCTTCTAACCAATCAATCATCTTATTATCTAAGTGGTTAGTAGGTTCGTCTAGTATGAGCAAATCACAAGGAGTCACTAGTGCACTAGCTAAAGCCACCCTCTTTTTTTGACCGCCAGATAAGGTACTAATTTTCCTGCTATAATCCTGAATCCCCAATCTTGTTAAAATAGTTTTAATCTGATTTTCCATACCCCAAGCATCACTTGAATCCATTTCATTACTAAGCTGAGAAAGCCTTCTTTGGATTTTTTCGTTTTCAGGCTCTTTGCTTATCTCGTCTAGAGCGTTTTGATAATCTCTGATTAATC is a genomic window of Alkalibaculum bacchi containing:
- the jag gene encoding RNA-binding cell elongation regulator Jag/EloR; the protein is MKAVVATGKTVEEAIERAVKELNTTKDKVETKVLELPSSGFMSLFRSKLAKVEVTLQLDLCDIAADFLKEVCHAMNIDAHIEAKLEDNVLFVELKGDSMGVLIGRRGQTLDSLQYLTSLVVNKESEQYIRVNLDTENYRKKREVTLIELAGKLAHKVEKTRRKIELEPMNPYERRIIHSTLQKNKNVHTYSQGEEPFRKVVIDVKKTS
- a CDS encoding YidC/Oxa1 family membrane protein insertase; amino-acid sequence: MTILYELFGSMLYYIYNFVGDYGIAIILFSLIAKLILLPINIKQTKSMQATNKVQPEIQKIQKKYKDNPEKLNEETMKLYREHNINPVGGCLPLLIQFPIIIGLYRVLQQPQIYVFGSQEAYDAIDKAFLWLPSLGQPDPLHILPILAAVTTYLYMSTSQTPGGNEQAQQMNQSMKIMSPLLIGFMAWTFPSGLALYWVIQNIFTFVQQIFMRSLFTQEGGK
- the yidD gene encoding membrane protein insertion efficiency factor YidD; amino-acid sequence: MIKNIFLLGIRFYQKFISPLLPGRCRFYPTCSQYCYEAFDKYGAVKGFFLSINRLRKCHPFHPGGYDPLL
- the rnpA gene encoding ribonuclease P protein component; this translates as MGKIESFSNRTFQKVYKKGKSYGNKLLIMYYVENNLNCNRLGITVSKKNGNSVVRHRVKRLIKESYRINAKKFIAGYDIIFIARVGIESSSFSQVESAVKHLMKKNNLVKK
- the rpmH gene encoding 50S ribosomal protein L34; translated protein: MKQTYQPKKRKRSRVHGFRKRMASSTGQNVLSNRRRKGRKRLSA
- a CDS encoding ABC-F family ATP-binding cassette domain-containing protein, coding for MSILTADNLSKSYGEKVLFKNISFSIVDEKIGLIGINGTGKSTLLKMIAGMEPSESGNIQMTSGMKIEYLPQDPEFDEDSSILEQVFKGDSKVLRLIRDYQNALDEISKEPENEKIQRRLSQLSNEMDSSDAWGMENQIKTILTRLGIQDYSRKISTLSGGQKKRVALASALVTPCDLLILDEPTNHLDNKMIDWLEGHIKSRTGSLLMITHDRYFLDRVVTKIMELDKGHLYIYEGNYTHHIEKKLERQELASSMERKRQNLYRQELAWIKRGARARTTKQKARIQRFEAIKDAKVDIEETQIEISSVHSRLGQKIIEIEDLHKSFGNKHIVDGFSYTFQKDDRIGVIGDNGAGKTTLLNLIIGKLSPDHGTVTLGETVKLAYFSQQIEEMDETLRAIEYIKETAEFVTTSDGNKISASQMMEKFLFPSDLQWTPIYKLSGGEKRRLYLMKILIDSPNVLVLDEPTNDIDIDTLNVLEGYIDDFRGPVITVSHDRYFLDRICNKIFYLDGKGKITQYTGNYFDYIEETRSNWNSNSSLEATVESYMEEKSKASILESKKEKTKTKLSYNEKREYESIDGQIELLEERLDRISTEISLCASEFEKLQVLMEEKDKIEEELLYKMERQEYLNHLVEEFGK